From Rutidosis leptorrhynchoides isolate AG116_Rl617_1_P2 chromosome 3, CSIRO_AGI_Rlap_v1, whole genome shotgun sequence, a single genomic window includes:
- the LOC139900773 gene encoding uncharacterized protein, whose product MVKEGVVLGHKISKAGIEVDKAKFTVIKELPRPSDVKAIRSFLGHAGFYRRFIKDFSKIARPMTKLLRKDQPFLFNDDCTLAFNLLIENLTKPLILISPDWDKDFELMCDASDYALGAVLGQRVDKYYREGTSREFDIEIRDKKGAENVTADHLSRLDNPGLQPLDESKIRDTFRDEHLERVDLVDDVPWFADFENYLASNVLKKGFHINKRKKKFNDLRYYFWEDPDLFHIGADQVIRRCVYGQEAREILKRCHSGPTGGHFGPNHTAKKVFDSSIGPLYSKTPTSMDDQTRDVDTSLIPRIVRVSSEEHSAEDDLRKSNF is encoded by the exons atggtcaaAGAGGGGGTGGTTttgggacataaaatttcaaaggcggGAATTGAGGTTGATAAAGCTAAATTTACCGTGATAAAAGAATTACCTAGACCATCGGATGTGAAAgcaatccgaagttttcttgggcacgcGGGATTCTACCgccgattcataaaagatttttcaaaaatcgcTCGCCCCATGACCAAATTGTTAAGAAAGGACCAACCTTTCTTATTTAATGATGATTGCACCCTGGCGTTTAACTTGTTAATAGAAAATCTCACCAAACCACTGATTCTTATCTCTCCCGATTGGGATAAAGACTTTGAATTGATGTGTGATGCAAGCGACTACGCGCTTGGGGCGGTCCTTGGTCAAAGAGTTGACAAATACTACCGAGAAGGAACTTCTCGCG agtttgatatagaaatAAGGGATAAAAAGGGGGCCGAGAATGTGACGGCCGATCATTTATCAAGACTAGACAACCCCGGGCTACAACCATTGGATGAGTCCAAAATTCGGGACACTTTCCGGGATGAACATTTAGAGAGGGTTGATCTAGTCGATGACGTTCCATGGTTTGCCGATTTTGAAAACTATTTGGCCTCAAACGTTTTGAAAAAGGGCTTTCATatcaacaaaagaaaaaaaaaattcaatgacCTAAGGTATTACTTTTGGGAAGACCCAGACTTGTTCCACATCGGGGCGGATCAAGTAATCCGAAGGTGTGTATATGGGCAAGAGGCCCGAGAAATCTTAAAAAGGTGTCATAGTGGGCCCACAGGTGGCCATTTTGGACCGAATCACACCGCTAAAAAGGTATTCGATTCTTCTATTGGACCACTATATTCAAAGACACCCACGA gtatggaTGATCAAACTCGAGACGTCGATACCTCCTTGATCCCTAGAATAGTGAGAGTGTCCTCAGAGGAGCATAGTGCAGAAGATGACTTGCGAAAGTCTAATTTTTAG